The window TTTTATACTTTAAAATATAACCTATTTTCTTACTCGTTTAAATTGGTTTTGCACAATACTATTTAAATATATTTTAGTATTAATACATTCAAAATTTAATGAGTGTTCTAGTGATGAAAATAAAGAGACTCCCTCACCGAGTAAAATAGGGATTTTGGTGATGGTCATTTCATCTATCAAATCCTCTTTTAGGAAACTTTGAATTAATTTTCCTCCATCGATATACAAATTAGAATAGCCCTTATTATGAATAGTATTTAAAACGGAATTTAAACCTCCTTTTAATAATTCTACTTTTCCGGAAAGTTCGTCAGGTATCTGTTTTAAAGAATTACTTAATACAAAAACAGGCTTTTCATATGGCCATTCAATATCAAAACCAGAAACTGTATCAAAAGTATTTCTACCCATCAATAAAGCATCGACCCCATTCATAAATTGCTGATAACCCATATCATCTTGATCAGGGTTTGGGATTGAATGGAGCCAATCAATATTGCCATTTTTATCCGCAATAAAATTATCTATACTGGTAGCAATAAAAACTTTGTTTTTAGACATTATATTAATTTCTAGTGAAATTACT is drawn from Marivirga arenosa and contains these coding sequences:
- a CDS encoding dihydrofolate reductase family protein, with amino-acid sequence MSKNKVFIATSIDNFIADKNGNIDWLHSIPNPDQDDMGYQQFMNGVDALLMGRNTFDTVSGFDIEWPYEKPVFVLSNSLKQIPDELSGKVELLKGGLNSVLNTIHNKGYSNLYIDGGKLIQSFLKEDLIDEMTITKIPILLGEGVSLFSSLEHSLNFECINTKIYLNSIVQNQFKRVRK